The window CATAAAAGCGGTACAAATAGTCCCAACGCATCTGGTCTACTACCAGGCCTACGACTAATTTGGGTCTTTCCAGTTGGGTATTTCTGTTCTTCTGTGCATTAATTGTAACTACGGACAAAAAAGTAGCTGCCGCAATTGAAATATTCCTAAGCATCCAAGTAAATTTTTATTGACAACAAATTTAAGGGTTTTGAAAGTTTTGGAGTGTGAAATTTTATTTAATTTTGATTATTGTACAATTCATCAATCCACCCTTATGATTTTAGGCGTATACTGGTACTTCAAATTTCCGGATCATTTATATGACTATAAATTTTTCAAATTTTATCCGGGATACGGCGGTCATGCTGATAATCCTGCAGAACTGGTGGCAAAAGTGCAGGTAGAAAATCTCAGTGAACTAACTGTGAAGCTGAAAGCGCTGAAAAGTCATTATAAAGATACCTCTCTGCATTTGAATATCGGCGTGAATCAACTGATCATCAGCATTGGAGATTATCTGCTTTTCGATTTTCATTTTCAGCTGGCATTAGAAATCGAAGAACTGTTGATTCGTGAAAATGCCATTGTAATAGATTCGAGTGCTCCTTTTACGAGTCAATCCAGCAGAACTTTTCTTCCGGAAAAGGAAAAATTCAAAAATATAGAACACCGTTTCATTCAGATGGTCGGCTCAGATTTCAGTCAAAGTAATGCAGAAAATTATGCTGCCAGAATAGACTGCAACCTGCCTTTGCGATATAAACAGAGTCTTATTAATGACCTGGCAGAGCTATGCAAAGATGAAAACCTCAATGTATTTTATTATAATGATTTTGATTTTAAAGATCATTGTAATCTGATGCTTTTTTTTGGCAATGGCAGACAGACAAAAGATTCCATTCAAACAATTGATATCAATGCCTTCGGAGCTAAAGTAAGGAAACTTACCCAGAATTATCCTCTGCATTTCGGGCATTTCGGAAGCTTTAAAGAATATCCTTTACAAGGTCCTCATACGGTGCTGATGGTAGATGAGGCATATATTTTAAACAAAAAATAAAACTATTTTAATTCAATACTATGATCAGATTCAAATATGTTATTCTGTACGTGCAAGATGTAGAACAATCTATGAATTTTTATAAAAATACTTTTGGTACTGAAATAAAATTCATCACTCCGGAAAAAGATTACGGAGAATTACTGACCGGAGAAACCAGTCTGTCATTTGCTTCTGTGAGCCTTGCCGGTACCAATCTTAAAAAGGGGTTTTTAACGGCAAAAAAAGAGGACCAGCCTTTCGGAATGGAACTGGGATTCACAACAGACCATGTAGAAGCTTTGGTAGAAAAAGCAATACAAAACGGGGCCGTGCTTTATGAAGATATTGCAGTAAAACCATGGGGGCAAAAAACGGCTTATGTAAAAGATCCCAACAATTACCTGATCGAAATCTGCACGGAAATTCAATAAGTTTAAAAATACCTGATGTGGAAATAAGAAAATTACAAAAACTTGAATCTGATCCCACTTTAGACTGGGGACAAAACGGTTATACAACAGATATACGATATGTGGTTTCATCGATTGAGATGGGAGGGGCTTTTGAATTTATCCTGAAAGAAAAAGCTTTACCGTACTCCAAAACCTGGGAAACAACTTCTGAAGAGCTGGAAGACCTTAATACCCTTATTGAGCAGGGAAATTCTTTCGGTGCTTATGTGAATGAAGAACTTGCAGGATGGATTATCTGTGAACACAGGACCTGGAACAACAGCTTCTATATTGAGAATATTCTGGTCGACGAAAAACACCGAAGAAAAGGAATCGGGATCATGCTGATTAAAAGTGCCATTAAGGAAGCCAGAAAATTAAACTGCCGGGTTATTGAGCTCGAAACCCAGAATACCAATTATCCCGCTATCCAGTTTTACAGAAGAATGGGATTCAATATGACCGGGCTGAATACAAGACTCTATAATAATTCAGAGGAAACAGCCATTTTCATGACATTAGATATGGAATAACCTGTACTATTTTTACAATTGCTTGTTCGGTATTAATTAAATCACTTGCAGGTGTGCTAATTTTTCTATACATTAGTAATCAACAAATTAAAAATAATTACTATGAAAAATTTAAAAAAATTAAAGAGAAATCAGCTCGTCCTGATCAGTGGCGGAGATACTCCGTATGCCATATGTGATATGGATGGAAACTGCCCGCCCACTATTGGTTCCTATTATTGCAGTGATGGTACCTGCTACAGGGTTTCCGGCGGTGGTGGCGGTAATCCCGGATGCAATGAACCCATGCGTCTGTGCCAGGAATGGGAAACCGGATGCGGATGCGTTTATATGTAAAGTAAATTTGTTAGATAAAATTTTGTTAAGGGCGGTTTTTACCGCTCTTTTTTGTACTAAGCCTTAGCGTCGTAATAAAAACATATCAAAGAATATCATTATGAAAACATTAATCTGGCAGGGAATTTACTATCAGTCCCTTGAATATTTTAATTTACAATCTGATCATCATAACTACACTGTAGAATCAAAAATAATCGGTTGCCTTGAAGATAAAATATATAGCATCGAGTATAAAATTAA of the Chryseobacterium aureum genome contains:
- a CDS encoding GNAT family N-acetyltransferase; its protein translation is MEIRKLQKLESDPTLDWGQNGYTTDIRYVVSSIEMGGAFEFILKEKALPYSKTWETTSEELEDLNTLIEQGNSFGAYVNEELAGWIICEHRTWNNSFYIENILVDEKHRRKGIGIMLIKSAIKEARKLNCRVIELETQNTNYPAIQFYRRMGFNMTGLNTRLYNNSEETAIFMTLDME
- a CDS encoding VOC family protein, with amino-acid sequence MIRFKYVILYVQDVEQSMNFYKNTFGTEIKFITPEKDYGELLTGETSLSFASVSLAGTNLKKGFLTAKKEDQPFGMELGFTTDHVEALVEKAIQNGAVLYEDIAVKPWGQKTAYVKDPNNYLIEICTEIQ